In the genome of Hydra vulgaris chromosome 06, alternate assembly HydraT2T_AEP, the window GTTTGCCACTTTATGGACATTTTTGTCCAAAAAGCGTCCTAAAGGTGGAAAACActgttttttcataaactatCAATTTCTTAGTCTTAGCCTATAAATTGAAAGTTGGGACATTTATACTTTATTGTTCATCACTTTCAACACACACCTACTGACTGTCTAGAAACATATACAgtgtacatattttaaaaatttattaaaatatctaataaagaATGAATAACCGATTCTGTAGTGTCTGCTTATATCTCTGATTGTTTCCAAGAGAACATAGTTATACAAATATCCTTGCATACTTAGCCTTGCAAAAATTGTAACTCGCATCATACAGCAGTAGGTTTATATTAGTTTGCAACTAGAACAAAAGTCTAGTAACTATTTGGAAAAGATAAGGCCGTCAACTTCTAAGGGTAaggaaaacaagattaaattaGAGAAAGTGTTAAACAAGTAATTATAGACAATGTTGAACTGACGGTTTAATGCAATTAtccattttatatatagtttatatttaattataatatgcACGGTCTCAGTGGAATTTCTCGTTTCATATCctatttagtttataattttcattcATGCGGTTTAAATTGAACTAATCATAtcatatttagttaataaaccattttagtggaattattcgtttttttatttagtttataattaattataatttaaacggTTTTAGTGGAATTATCTGGTTAGTGAAAAAAAtcgttttatattttatttgtatttcacttaatttagtttttttaaaataacaatatatttatatatgtatgtctgtatgtatgtctgtatgtatgtatatgtatatgtttatgtatatgtatatgtatatatatatatatatatatatatatatatatatatatatatatatatatatatatatatatatatatatatatatatatatatatatatatatacatatatatatatatacatatatatatatatatatatacacatattaaatctatttattaaatctacttttaattcaatttaatttaaaaatcaaaacattagcTGATGCTATCTGCTATGtctaaaattagttttagtgaatttttaaaaacagagtATCTATCTATAAAGTAGTTTAcggtatatattatattaatacggtatatattatattaatacggtatatattatattaatacggtatacattaaacaaatttattgtattatattatattaatagaACTAACGTCAAcagaaaatatttgaataatcataataataatacttcaaTATATAAatcagaataataataataatatttgaataagatATATTCAGGGTTCCCAGCCAACATTTATGAATTTGCATGCCTTTGCATGctactttttactaaaattgcATGCTTTTGCATGctatttattaattatgttgCATGCTTTTACatgcttctttttaaaaatttgcatgcTTTTGCACGcactctattatatatatatatatatatatatatatatatatatatatatatatatatatatatatatatatatatatatatatatatatatatatacagtcttgGCCATAAGTTTGGAACCGATGAATTTTTTTCTCATAGGAACGTTTCTATGACGCGTACGGCATTTAACTGCTGCAGCATCGTGTTTATGCAGCATCAGTTGCATAGTTAAATGCCTTCGCGACTTCTTAATCGTTGCAAAACGTGAATCGTGTAACTTTACACCGCAGCAGAGCATCGTGAACAATATGACCCTCATTAAGCTGCATTATACACTGTTCAATGCCTAAACTATCGTTCCCTTGAACTAATGTTTACCTGAACTAATATTCGGTTGAACTAATGTTGAAATATACTTACTTATATTAACAAActatacattatattttaatcaattaattagctgatttacatatatattaactgCATATCAGTGCGAAAGGTAAGGCTTAACTtcttataagtataaaattaattaatttatccttttattgttatataagaagtaaaaatatgcaaataaatcgctttatttgtataaatgtttgcaaattatcattcaataatatatactattcataaaaatagatctattaatttataattatttatattattagcaGTAAGTATTCTACATTAACATGTACAGTGCGTAAAATGACTAGAAGTATTGAATTGTCGAAGGAGAAAAGGGCACAGATGATGATCCTACACCAGCAGAATTATTCTCACAGTAAAATAGCTGGTATACTGCACATATCTAAGTCTGCTGTCACCAAAGGCATTGCAAGAGCAAAGCAGTTGGGCACTCTGGAATCCAGAAAGAGGTCTGGACGACCTCGCATAACTTCTGCCACAACGGATCGGGTGATACATCGGCTTGCTGCTGCAAATCCAACATGGTCATCTCTCCAGATAGCAGTAAATTCATCACTTCCTGCCAGTACAAGAACAATCAGAAGACGCCTTTTTAAGGAATTCAAGCTTCCATCATGTCGTCCAGCAAAGAAAGCCATGTTAAGTAAAAAGAATATCCGTGACCGCTTGACATTCTGTTGCAAGTACAAAGACTGGACTGCACAAGACTGgaaaaaaactatgttttcaGATGAGTCAACTTTTTCTCAGTTTGCCTCATATATCAGACATGTCAGGAGACCTGCAAAACAAAGATACAACATCAGGTATGTTGTTCCCACTGTGAAGCAGGCGCCTACCGTTATGGTGTGGGCAAGTTTCTCGGCATCAGGTCGAGGTGGCATATGGTTCATGCCAAAGAATACAACCATCAATGCTCAAGTTTACCTTGGGATATTAAAGGAAAAGTTGAACACTCACATGAACATTCTGAAATTTAAGGTATTTCAGCATGATGGTGCACCCTGCCACAGAGCAGCAGTTGTAACCAACTGGCTAAGACAGAAACATATCGAAGTCTTGGGTCCATGGCCTGGCTCAAGTCCTGACCTAAACCCAATAGAAAACATGTGGACAATGATTAAGCAGAAGGTTGCTGCCACAAATCCAACGTCAGAGAAGTCTCTGATTGATGCCATCAAGCGTGTATGGACAACTGCCATAACCCCAGAATACTGCGCGAAATTGTCCGATTCAATGCCAGCGAGAATAGCAGCAGTACTGGGTGCCAAAGGACATTATTCAAAATACTGATACCATTTTTTACATGACAGAATATTtacttgtatataatatttaaaataaaaatgatttcaaaagtttttgttgatattttgggtataaaaagtgtaattatatcaaaaaaccTAATCGGTTCCAAACTTATGGCCAAgactgtataaatatatatatatatatatatatatatatatatatatatatatatatatatatatatatgtatatatatatatatatatatatagtgtatatgtatatgtataaattcaTAATAGTATatggattttttaattttatattaaatataaaagaaacttaaaactGATGAGTAtagaatcaattttaaattgtatataaatgcTTGAAGTATTATCAACAAAAccttatactaaaatataagtATGCTGCAAAAacatattgtaaatttttattatttttaaattatcatagaaaacatatttttcattactttGGAATTAGTTCAAATTCTACggaaaatcaaaaaagaaaaaattaacgataaagtatgtatatatggatatcacaaaaaaagacaaaattaacaataatatatatatatatatatatatatatatatatatatatatatatatatatatatatatatatatatatatatatatatatatatataacaaagacAACAAAATTTTAGTCAACACATAACACTCAACACAAACTCATGTTAACAACAATAACtgttaaagtttacttttagttttaataactaTCTTGCATTAAAACaggtttcttttatattttagactCAAAACAAATGTACTTAGTATTATAggatattaatataattaaataatatattatatgttccaaaatttataaagtttgataaaaaataacataaaaagttaagaaaaaaatgttttttcattagaactttatttcactaattttttctttttttctaaattgtcaagatttatttgtaattcCCTTTTACGCTTTATTCCCATGTCAATCATAGCTTGTGAAGTTTGGCATACAGTTCTATCTAACTTTACTTTGAGTAGCGCTTGCTGAAGTTTTCCATTACCTTCATCAATAGCAGTTTCTGCAACCTCGATGCCAGCTTTGCATACcctttatgtaataaaatttaaatattttgttcaaaaaaagtcCTACTagttatgtttttattcaatgacaaaattcaaacaataaaataaagaaaatatccaaattttattaaaaaaatggtaaacaATATACCTTATATCTGCTTCAATAAGTTCTAGATCTGTTTTTCGCTGTTGTAAAGATTTTGTCAGCAACTCTGTTTGCTTTACTTTTTCTGATTCAGCCTTTACTAATTTAGTTTGCTCagctaaataaactttatatcttTGATGAGACTCTTTACAACATTTAATTAAGTTACTTGTTATTGGAAAATTCATAACTCCACCTACTTGATTAAGTTCatctttaactaaaaaagtattgcaataaatcaaactatttatcataaatatgttgtaatattactaaaaaagaaaaagataaaaatattgttatttaaaccATACCTAATCTCAATGCAACAATAGTGTCCTCTTTTAAGTTGGAACTGTGACCTTctataaaattcttatttatagaaaatCCTCTTTCGGGTGAACTGTTGCCATGACTAAGAGTTAAAACACACTTAACAAGTTCAAGCAGCTGAGGGAATTTTAAATTGCCTGCTTCATCACATATAGTGCCCACTTGACTCCAATAATTATCTATTCGCTTATATTTGGATTGTTTGCttatactatttaaataacaaGTACTAAAAGCACTAAAATGTTTGCTGTTGAGCGACAGATGTAGTAGGTAGTtgtgaatttatataaaagtgttcTGGGATTACCTCATTCTGATAAGACAACCATTGATCTCTAACTTTATCACACAGTGATTCTTTGGTTGAAGAAATATCATTTAGATGAAAAACCGGGCCAAGTTGTTTTTCTAGAACTGAAGCGACTTTCAATGCTAAATTAGATATTGCACTTGTTGCACCTGGAGCAATACGCTTTTTTGGATGTAAAAATTGAGCATGCTTTAAAAGTGAAACATGAAAAGGTAAGTTTTCTTGTAAATACGATGCAGAAGAAATATAAAACTCTTTGCACTCGGTCCTAAATTTTTCATCTACTGAATTAGGTAGAGCAGCTCCATGCAACAGCAATTTGACTTTTGTTCCTAATTCAATTGAACTTAATTTTCTATGGTTTTCGATTTTGCAGAAatcaatcattaaaatttcagGCTGTGACTTAAACTCTccattatcattttttaacttttttggaagaataaatttttgaagtaaaGAGTTTAATAGTTTACACATCCCAGGATAAAGCATGTGAATCATTGGCGATTCTGTTTGAAATTGTactaaaaatgcttcaaaatcTTGTGCCGAGAAAGCACAAAAACCTAAATATCCTTGAGTCTGAATATCATTGCGCAGAGCTTCACAAATTCTTTTGTATCTATCTGTTTTAAACAAagcgttaaagtttttttgttttggaagaaatgttaaaaaatattctttaaggTTCACCCATTGTTCCAAAATCCTAACAGCAACATATTTCATAGAAAGCCATCGCGTTTCTATATGTTTATTGGCAAACTCAGCAACCAAATTAGTTACATCGACTAAATTAGCATAATCTTCTCGTCTGGCACtagataacttaaaaaaaaagtgaatatcaataaaaagttcatCTAAATCAAAGGAAAGCTTTTTAATGCCTTTTCTAAAAGCAGTATGGACTTTATGAAGGTTACATGTACCAagctcaataaaaatattttcagactTTTTCTTCAAATCCAGTGATAACTTCATTTCAAAGGCTTTGTTAACATTTGGCCCATCCATCCCAACATGTAAAAGATATGCAGAATCCAACTCCAAGtcagtttcaaatttaaaataatgatactAATTAGTTGGTTGTGGTCACAATGACCAATAAACAGAGAACCACAATATGAAGTTACAATTTCTCCCTTTTTGTCTGACCAATACTGGAGATATCCGTCATACTGTTTTTTTACTTGCTTAGTTGTTGTCTCATCAAACTTAAAAGTAAatggtgtttttttattatcagaTTTTAACATACTTTTAACATATGGGGCAATTCCAAATTgtatttgatatttaatttttgattcacCTTGCTTATAACACTTTGCCATAACAGAATTAGGAAACATAGAGGTAAATCTTGCGTTGCCATTTTCTGTTGACTTGAAACTATAATTACAATTGACAACATGTAAAGCTTGAATAATTTCTGCATGAGAGATCTGATCATCTATATGGACATTTGAACATCCAACATTTGAATGTCTGACTGATTTATTAAACTGCTTTtggttgttaaatattttactaggATCTTTGCTAACATGTTTTTTACCTTTATCGTACTTAACAAGTTGGCTAATGCCACTGGCAGATATACTGAAAGATGTCTTACAACAAATGTAATGTGCTAAACTTAAATTGTTGTTAACACTTGTGACCCACTTGAATCTACTATCCCAAGATTTTTGGTAAGCGGTCTTGcccatttatatattttagtttgtattaaatctagaaaatctaaattaaccaaaatattttgaacaaaaagaagttttaaataaatttaatagtataaattattatgattaataaaatgtaaataatattaaaacattgtttattaatagacattttcttttcaaatgaaattttatacaaaaactacactgtaattttttttaaaaaaaatgaaattttagaaacttaatttgaaaattgattatttttgtttttgcatgcttaattaacaaaaatgcaTGCTTTTACATGCTTTGCTGCCTGTGTAAACAACTGCATGCTTTGCATGCCGAGTGGGAACCCTgtatattttaagaaatcaaATGGAATGa includes:
- the LOC136081794 gene encoding uncharacterized protein LOC136081794, producing the protein MNFPITSNLIKCCKESHQRYKVYLAEQTKLVKAESEKVKQTELLTKSLQQRKTDLELIEADIRVCKAGIEVAETAIDEGNGKLQQALLKVKLDRTVCQTSQAMIDMGIKRKRELQINLDNLEKKKKLVK